Within the Drosophila melanogaster chromosome 3R genome, the region TGAAAGAGCTCGTGGGCCGCCTTATCCAGGAAATGCGAGGCCGTGGAGGCGACCGCCGACGAGGAACCAATGGCCGCTGAGGAGGGCAAAGCGGGCGGCAGCATAAATTTCGTGGCAGACAGATCTGTTTTACAAATCGCCAATTCCATATTGCGCAGGCATCTGCAAAAGAGATAGAATCGAATTAATAAAGCAAACAATTAGCTGGCTGGCCggccaaataaacaaatcgcTGCAATTATTGCTGCGTCTGGGCGTGAGATGTTTTAATTATCGCTCAATTATTGGCTTATTACCCCCGCGCAACGCTTTATTAGACCTCGTTGGCACCTCCCACTCTGGCGTTCGCACCTCATTCTTGGCTCAATCCAGCTCTATTGACTGTAGAAATTATGACACTTTTTTTCTTAACaacccaaccaaccaaccaaccaacaaacGAGGCAACATCAAAAGTGTCCGCCACCTTTAAGAGAGACCACAACAAAAGGAGCCGACCGTGCACAGTTTGCATATGAGCAcgcttttattttgtttacacaGCATCCATCATATGGGGCGTATGGGATAGGATATACCAGGTCCCAAAGCCAAGTCAAAGGGTTTCAattttctaaatatatatttctaatgggtttcgtttcgtttcgttctcTTTGGAGTTCTCAAATATTTGCCCTAGCCAAGCAGCGGTTGATGATCACGAAGCTATGGATACGAGGCTAGTTTCAAAGAAAACACGAAAAGTTACTTTGAAGTGTCGCCACAAAGAGATTGGGCAGGAAGATCACACGGATTTCATGCGGTTCTTCCCCTGAATATTTCCCAATTACATTGACATTGGTTTCCATGTGCCCATGTCTTTATAGCTTGAACTATATTCGATAGTTTCTTAAATTGCATGTAGCATTAAAAGAAATTACTTGAATGCAAACCATATTCAAATCCGAAGCGTAAAACAATAAATCTTAGAAAATGTTATCACCGGAAGTGGGTTAGATAAGCcgcagagaaaaaaaaagaagagcagTTCCAGAAATCTTAAACGTCTCTTCCCATGAGGGCTTTTCACAATTGCCCAGCCAGAAGCCACTATAAATAACGCAGACTTGCGATAATGTCAAGAAATTACGCATTAAAACATAtgatatttatgtacattaaaTGCACTTTCAATGATAAAAGCTGTTTAGTGGTAAATGTTTAAACTAAAAAGGGCGATTATCCAATGGCATGAAATAAACTCAACTTAAAACTTGAAATTCATGAGTACATATGCACCTAGCTACACAAATCCGAACtaattattgtaattttaatCTATGGCAAAGCTATAGCTaataagattttaattttatatagtATAGTACTACGACTTTTATCGCAAAAGATTGATTCGCTTCTTGATACACAAATGCTATTCTTGGCTACGGTAAACGCCCCCAAGTcaccatatacatatatatacatatactgTATATGTATCTCAAGCTACATCTGAGGAGTATCTTTGAGCACTGGCTGCCTAATTAGATACGTTATGCAAATGTGTAGATACTGTCGACACTGTCGTCGCATCGGTGACGATTCCAACCAAGTCCGTCTCCCTCGTTTGCGTTCTTTGGCACTCGGTGTATGTGTGGCCAACAGTTATCTACCCGTCTTATCAGCCGTATATGTacgtacacatacatatgtaaatcgttggtatatatgcacatacatatatgtatgtacaagtGGGTATGGGTTGAAGCAATTCACGCTGATCTAACTGAACCAAAAATAACGAATGGAAAAGGGGAAAGAAcggatatatatttaactttcAAAGACTCTCAGTGGATTTTTCAAATGATATGGCGGTTATAtcgcatttgatttgatttctttgagtaatgaaatgaataataaaatggTTTTGATTTGTATAAAGGAATACCCCGTTGCCTAGGGCAATATCGTCAGGAAAAActgttgcataaatttcagCTCGAGCTGTTGCGAAAtcaatttcgatttgatttgctGATTTTCGTCCGATCAACTGAAACGCCCAGCTGGTCCAGTTATGTATTCACGTTCACAAGAACCAGATTATAAGCACATACAAGAATATATCAATGTataaatacacatatatatcaATGTTTATAAATTGAGCGCACTAAAAACGAATTTAAGTTAATCAACATTTAAATGGATAATAAAATCAGCGAATGCAGTCCACAAAAAGTTGATTTATTTCGCGCCTCCTAGTTTTTCTGCCGCCCCAAGTGCAATCAATTCAATGTAGAACAGCAATAACAGAAACCACAGCAGCATTACTAAATCTGCACACAATCTATATGCATTTTCAGCtgtggatatatatatatatagatctCGACTGCATATGATTTTGAATATGCCAGCAGTGCTGAGTGCACTTTTCACACGAAAATAATTCATTGACGCATAAAAGTGGCCAAGATAATTGGCAACTTTTGGCAAGTCCAATtgatttttggctttggcaaaAGGCAAATGCGAATATTTCAGTTCCTAGAGTCACTCGAAAAATGTTGGCAATAAAAAGTTAGCTAACATAATTGTGAATgaaattagtttattttccGAAGACAAGGAAAATAAGCGATCGTCGCAGCAATTACAATAATCGTAAAAGCACATACTACGTAGATTAACTAAGTAAATAAGCCAGTGCGAATAACACTTGTGCCTCCAAGTGGCAGAGATTAATTTGGGTTTATTTagtcaattaattaaaagtgacTTGACAATTGTCCTTATCGATTCGCGAATTccacagttttttttttgaaaccaATCAATCATtcatatgaaaataaattccTCAAATGCAGATAAGTCCAGAGGGAAAATCGAGGAACAAATGCGTAAGTTTGAAAGTggcacatttttcaaaaaccgCCTTCAAATCGCAGCATTTCGAGCACCAAAAATCATTCGGCAGGGTGCCAAAAACGAGTCGCAATCGCTAAAACTATCTGAACAAAAAACCTTATCGCCCCGACACGTAGATAACcgaaccgaaaaaaaaaaataaaataaaataaaatattatatatacgtatgtatgagGGAGAGCGAGGGCGACAACAAAAAACCACACGAATCGAATTGAAACGAAAATCGGAGCATATGTTTTCCCTGGAAAAGAGCAAAATTTTTTGGGTTGGCCCATAGTAAGTGGACCAAACGAGTGGAAGATGTCTGGCAGTCCGAGTTTTTGATGTCTGGAGGAGAGTCTGGGCGCAGCAGATGCTTAAAGAACAGATTGTAAACGAATATGATCTTTTGATATGGTGCGCACTCCTCGGCCAGACGacaacgacagcaacaactaaaacaccagcagcggcaacaaataGGGGTGCAATTTTTCGATGTGTACGTAACGGTAGAATACACATTTAGTCGCTGCTCTTTTCTTTCCCAGCGCCTGGCCCTTTTTTCCTCGCGCTGAATGTAAAGAAGGGATCTCCGATCCGCTGATGATCCTCGGGATGCCTGCCTGTGTACACATGTGTTGTTCTATCTGTCGCAGAACAGTCCGaactgcatgtgtgtgcggaATATCTATGTGTGcggagtatctgtgtgtgtggcatATCTGTGCGAGTGTGTCGTCTTGTCTTGTCATGGGATCGATCTTGATCTCGGCCTGTCTGCAGCAGGTTGATACTTTTAGCATCGGTCCGGGCACAGAATCCGAGTTTAACGTGGCATGGGGCAACGAACCAGCCCGTCGAACATCCACTGAACTGTAATTGTCTGTGGGTATTTATGGAAAAGGATCTTGAACTGGTCTTTCATTTCGGACCAGACGCTCGAGGAGGGAAAGGGAGAGGAGCGGTTGGCGGTAGCTGGGCTCAATTATGATCCGACGATCGTCACACATCAAATTATCGATTATGGCAATAATTTCTTATCATTCCCTTGTGTATTTTGCTCgcaaattggttttttttaaatagccCAAGGGATATTAAACATGTCTTTAGAGTAGTTCAATGATCGTAACTCCTTAAATTATCGTTTTTTGGCTTTAAGACTGCGATAAGGACGTAAATCAAGTTTTATCAtagaaataataacaattgATCTAAGCAAAATcttattgtaaaattaatcattttaatggtaacatttttataaaatatgatatCGGTTAAGCCTTTAACTATCCTTTGATCTtttttgtattaataattactttaatttacATCCCAAATTGTAAGATCCTTTTAAAAACCCTTTCAGGTAACCCAAAGTGCAGAACAGGAAAGCCCCAATTATACATACTTTAAAACCGAAAGGTCAAAAGAGTAGCACTCCGGTATCAGTTTTATTGATACTTAATTGTCTAATGCGATCGCTGTGCTAGATTCTTGACCCTAACCAAAAACCGTTCACACATTCTCGATTACCAAACCCCTTGGATTGATGGCCCGAAACGCGATCGTGGGGCAGGCGAAGCTCATTTGCCGCACCGGAAGCTGTAAAAGGAACAGTAGTAATTTCGAGCGTGTTTCCCACAAGGGTTGTGGAAGtgccccacacacacacactcacgcacactgGCGGCTAACTAGCTTGGCTATGATGCCGAGTAGAAAACCAATTCAAATTCTGTTGGCCTGGCCAACAACGAGTTTATAGAGGCAGCAATCCTGAATCGAGGCGAGATCGCGAGATCGGCGGATCTACCGAGCGGTAGCCAAACCAGTTTTCTCCTAGATTCATTCAAGAAAACAGGCAACACCAACACAAAAAGGGTTTACATGCACTCAAAAGAAACTCtctaaatttcatatttttaagataaatatgatttaaaaGTTATATTTCAAAACTATATATCAACAGCAATTAAGAGATATAtggtttattatttgttttcaattgttttgtcttttaattttcgcTGGATTTTTGTTTCGAGTGTagggaaaataacaaaaactaatACTTGAACTACTGTTTTTCAACACTTCACTTTTCTTACCGGTGCGGGGTAATAAAATAGCGCCCCTTCGTGAACAAGAAGGCGGGGGCTACTGGGCTCTTGATTTTTGGTTTGTGGGTTCTGGATTCTAAAGACCGTCTTTCGGTTGGCTTTTTATTAGGGTATCCAAATTAATTACAGCTTCAAATTAGGCGCACAATCTTGATGGACTCCGCAGCACCGATGACTATCTCTTGCTcgttctctctctctatcACGCTGTATAGATGTGTATGTTTTAACCCTCCGGTGGGATCAGCAGGTTGATTAgggggagagagagagggatTACGTGCCGGGCACAAAGACAAACGAAAAACCGAAAGGAACAACTCGAGAAGAAATCGGGGATCGGTTTAGCTCGGCTTATAAGACGCGAAAAGAAACAAACCGAAAAAAGGCCGACGGATCgctggcaaacacacacacgcgcgcgcacactcacactcagGCACTCTCACGCGATGTTTGAGGAgatttttgtggttttatgATGAATTTCGTATATAGAAATTGGTTTCCTGTGTTTCTGAAccgcgtttttttttctgttgctgtttgcCTTCCTTTTTTTGATGTATATTGCGCGCGCAGATCTTTAGATGTTTTGCTATTGCACTCATTCACTTACACACTGGGTTTTTGCTTGGCTTGCAAAGTGTTTtgcatttgttatttatttgttatttgattCGTATAATTCATTCAAATCGAATTTACCGTAGCGCAAGTGCACGCTTCCCGAAAGAAAGACAAAAACAGACTGACCGACTGGCAACAGGCGGCAGCGACGCCGACGTTGGCGCAGACGCAGCGTTGACGCCAACGCCGACGCACCTTCTCTCTCcgtttctctctctctttctctccgCTGCTAagattaatatttttttgtgttgctCTGGCAAGTGAtaacaaaaatggcaaataataTGAAAATCGAGAGTTATATCAATCTGACTTATAAACATTATTCGCTATTTTACTTGATCGCTGgaatgaaaacgaaaaggCGTGGGTGATCCTCAATCTCGCTATCTCTTTCGCACTCGCACTAGAGCGTGCATCATGAGCGCaagaaaaaaatggaaatcagAATTACATATTTcgagcagcaaaaacaaagtgTTTGCAGCGAcaaaaaaatagcaacaatttataaaaaaaatctgCTTGCTCAGAACTCAGTGTAAGTGCGAATATGCGAGAGAGTGTGTGggtgcgtgtatgtgtgtgtgtgtgtgtgtgcgggcgATCGTTTTTGGCAAGCATTTAAACAGTGCCCAAAATCACtagtatatttaaaatatttagtatGCAAAGGGGGCGGAATAAtaaagacaaatattttaaaatttggcAGTCTCAGTCTTTCAATTGTGTACACtgatataaaaatttatttattttgattctGGATTTTATACAAATCTATATTTTTGACAAATAAAGTAAATTGGTCAAAATATCAGTTCCAGCTTATTTAAAAGGAAAATTATACTAGTTTCTttgttataataattaataaaatatttatttaatatgaaaTAATACCTATATGAAAATTTTGATGTGAGATTAAATTATCAacttattattatcattattaaaGTTTGCACACAATGTGGGAAAGCTGCAGCTTGGGAAAATACTTTTGGACACCCCAAAAAAAGTTAAGCGCGATATTTTCCCACCGTGACCATGACAACCACTGTGCGTTCGAAaggctctctctctctctctctttcgcgcaaatcaaaaacacaaacaggTTTATGTGTGCGGAGAGTGTGTGCGACAGAGAGCGGCGATATGGAACTGAAACGACTGcaatgtttttatattccggCAACGCATTTCgcataaattacaaattacacAGCATAAGTGAATGCAAGTGCAGGGGCGGCAGTCAAATGGCCAGCTGCACCCAGAAAAAGGGCAATAAGATTCGGGATAACAAAACTTGATGGCGTTCCCGATTTTCCCGGCCAAGGGAGCgtatatgtacacataaaaaaaaaaaacttaaccAGCCTTGCATAACGAAACAcgtgcaataaaaatatggCTGATTGTCAACCTCTGCTGCAACTTAATTGCTGCCGCAGAggtaaaactgaaaaacataAAAGGGGGCGACAAGTGCAgcaagcgaaaaaaaagaactcaAAGAGCGCATGCGCGCCGCTCTCCcactctctctccctctctccaCTGCGCTGGAATCTTACAACTCGTGTAGGTGAGCCGgatttttatgaatgaatgcGCCTGTGTGCGTGACTGCATGATGCCATTGCAGCGGAGAACTAGTAGAAAAAACTTCACATTTCAGCAGTTGGAAAACACATGGCCAACAGGCCAACTCAATTGGCCAGCAGCTGTCCTTAAATTGTCAGCAAATAGGGCATTTAATGCCCATTACAGGAAAATTATAGCTAAAATGGTCAAGCTGTGatgaaataaacataaatattatattttatgatttcatCAGATTTTaagcattatttttttaatttgtgttaGGTGGAACTACAAAGCTAAGAATAATTGAGGATTTCTAGGTAAAACTTATATTCTTAAAaccatttaataattttcttgttttcttttatttgtaGTAACATTTTGAAATTGGCGCCAAACGTGTTACTTTACAGTGCTGTGCAACAGCTAAATGTCAGCATTCTCTGCAACGCGTTAGCACATTTCTGAGACGTTTGCAGATTTTTGGCGGCAACAagttatttacatttatttattttatttctgctAAACAGCACGGAAATGTCCGACTCCAGCAAAGGCAAAGTGCTGCAAAATACGGGTAAATTCGTCAGCGAGAATCGCACAGAAGGGTGAGTGGTCAAAGTTCGTGAATTTCACGCTGAACAAGATATTTTCCAATCTTATCCACAGCGACGACTTCTTCAATGAGGCGGGCTATCGTCAATCCCGGGAGAACGATAAAATCGACTCGAAATATGGCTTCGATCGGGTTAAGGACAGCCAGGAGCGGACGGGCTACCTCATCAACATGCATTCGGTAAGTTAGGAAGCCCATAAAACGTTGAAAATCATGTCCAATAATGGCTATGCCAATTGCAGAACGAAGTTTTGGATGAGGACAGAAGATTGATTGCTGCCTTGGACCTGTTCTTCATCCAAATGGATGGTTCCCGCTTCAAATGCACGGTGGCCTATCAGCCATATTTACTCATCCGACCAGAGGATAATATGCATCTGGAAGTGGCGCGATTTCTGGGTCGCAAGTATTCCGGCCAGATTTCTGGACTGGAGCACATAACCAAAGAAGATTTGGATCTGCCCAATCATCTATCCGGTTTGCAGCAGCAGTACATAAAACTTTCGTTTCTCAATCAGACAGCCATGACCAAGGTTAGAAGGGAACTCATGTCCGCGGTGAAGAGAAATCAGGAGCGACAGAAATCCAACACATACTACATGCAAATGCTGGCCACCTCGCTGGCCCAATCCTCCGCAGGTTCCGAGGATGCCACATTGGGTAAGAGGCAGCAGGATTACATGGATTGTATTGTGGACATAAGGGAGCATGATGTGCCTTACCACGTCAGAGTGTCCATCGATTTGCGCATCTTTTGTGGACAGTGGTACAATATCAGGTGCAGAAGTGGCGTGGAATTGCCTACGATCACCTGCCGACCGGATATTCTGGACAGACCCGAGCCCGTGGTCCTGGCCTTTGATATAGAAACCACTAAGCTGCCCCTTAAGTTTCCCGATGCCCAGACGGATCAGGTTATGATGATCTCGTACATGATCGATGGTCAGGGTTATCTGATAACCAATCGTGAGATTATATCATCCAATGTGGACGATTTTGAGTACACTCCCAAGCCGGAATTCGAGGGTAACTTTATAGTATTCAACGAAGAGAACGAGATGCAGCTGCTCCAGCGCTTCTTCGATCACATCATGGAGGTGCGTCCCCACATCATTGTTACATACAACGGCGACTTCTTCGATTGGCCCTTCGTGGAGACGCGTGCTGCAGTGTACGATCTGGACATGAAGCAAGAGATTGGCTTCTCCAAGCTACGGGATGGCAATTATCTAAGTCGCCCTGCCATACACATGGATTGCCTATGTTGGGTGAAACGAGATTCTTATTTACCTGTTGGATCTCAAGGCTTAAAGGCGGTGGCCAAGGCTAAATTACGCTATGATCCTGTGGAACTCGATCCGGAGGATATGTGCCGCATGGCCGTGGAACAGCCCCAAGTGCTGGCCAATTACTCTGTATCCGATGCGGTGGCCACATACTATCTGTACATGAAGTATGTGCATCCATTTATCTTCGCCCTAAATACGATTATTCCCATGGAACCCGATGAGATCCTAAGAAAGGGTTCCGGCACACTCTGTGAAACGTTGCTGATGGTGGAGGCTTACCATGCCCAGATTGTGTATCCCAACAAGCATCAGAGTGAGCTGAATAAGCTCTCCAACGAGGGACACGTACTGGATTCGGAAACCTATGTGGGTGGTCATGTGGAGGCTTTGGAATCGGGTGTTTTCCGGGCGGACATACCATGCCGTTTTCGTCTAGATCCTGCTATGGTCAAGCAACTGCAGGAGCAGGTTGATGCAGTTCTGCGCCACGCTATCGAAGTGGAGGAAGGCATACCGCTCGAGAAGGTCTTGAATCTGGATGAAGTGCGGCAGGAGATTGTGCAGGGGCTACAGGGTCTGCACGATATACCCAATCGCTTGGAGCAGCCGGTCATCTATCACTTGGATGTGGGTGCCATGTACCCCAACATTATTTTGACCAATCGCCTGCAGCCCTCGGCAATGGTTAGTGACTTAGATTGTGCCGCCTGTGACTTCAACAAGCCAGGAGTTCGGTGCAAACGTTCCATGGACTGGTTGTGGCGCGGCGAGATGTTGCCCGCCTCCAGGAACGAGTTTCAGCGCattcagcagcagctggagacCGAGAAGTTTCCACCCCTTTTCCCTGGCGGACCACAGCGAGCCTTTCACGAGCTCTCCAAGGAGGATCAGGCGGCGTACGAGAAGAAACGTCTGACGGATTACTGCCGCAAGGCTTACAAGAAGACCAAGCTAACCAAATTGGAAACGCGCACTTCGACCATCTGCCAGAAGGAGAACAGCTTCTATGTGGACACGGTGCGAGCTTTTCGCGATCGTCGCTACGAGTACAAAGGACTAACCAAAGTGGCAAAAGCATCGGTGAATGCTGCGGTGGCTTCGGGAGACGCGGCAGAGATCAAGGCAGCCAAGGGCAGGGAGGTGCTCTACGATTCCCTGCAGTTGGCCCACAAGTGCATCCTGAACTCCTTCTATGGCTACGTGATGAGGAGAGGAGCCCGTTGGCATTCCATGCCTATGGCCGGCATTGTGTGCCTCACGGGCTCGAATATTATCACCAAGGCGAGGGAAATTATCGAGCGAGTTGGTCGACCACTCGAATTGGACACTGATGGTATATGGTGCATATTGCCTGGCTCCTTTCCGCAGGAGTTTACCATTCACACGAGCCAtgagaagaaaaagaagattAACATATCATATCCGAATGCAGTGCTAAACACTATGGTTAAAGATCATTTTACCAACGATCAGTACCACGAGTTGAGGAAGGATAAGGAAAACAATCTACCCAAATACGATATTCGAGATGAGAACTCTATATTCTTCGAGGTGGATGGACCCTACCTTGCCATGGTGTTACCCGCTGCCAAAGAGGAGGGCAAGAAGCTGAAGAAAAGATATGCGGTCTTTAATTTCGATGGCACACTGGCTGAACTCAAGGGATTCGAGGTGAAGCGACGCGGTGAACTGCAGCTGATCAAAAATTTCCAGAGTTCCGTCTTCGAAGCTTTCCTCGCTGGTAGCACACTTGAGGAATGCTATGCATCTGTGGCCAAGGTGGCGGATTACTGGCTTGATGTACTCTACAGCAGAGGATCAAATCTACCCGACTCGGAGCTATTCGAACTTATTTCGGAGAACAAGAGCATGTCCAAGAAGCTTGAGGAGTATGGCGCCCAAAAGAGTACGTCCATCTCCACGGCCAAGCGATTGGCTGAGTTCCTGGGCGAGCAGATGGTAAAGGATGCGGGTCTGGCTTGTAAGTACATTATTTCGAAGAAACCCGAAGGAGCACCCGTCACCGAGAGAGCTATTCCCTTGGCCATTTTCCAATCCGAACCGAGCGTGAGGCGACATCACCTGCGTCGCTGGCTTAAGGACAACACCATGGGCGATGCGGATATACGCGATGTGCTCGATTGGAACTACTACATAGAGAGATTGGGTGGGACCATTCAGAAGATCATAACCATACCGGCGGCACTGCAGGGACTGGCCAATCCAGTGCCCAGAGTTCAGCATCCGGATTGGTTGCACAAGAAAATGCTGGAGAAGAACGATGTGCTCAAGCAGCGTCGCATCAATGAGATGTTCACCAGCAGACCCAAACCGAAACCTCTAGCCACAGAGGAGGACAAGCTGGCCGATATGGAAGATTTGGCTGGTAAAGATGGCGGTGAGGGTGCTGCAGGCTGTCCGATAGTCACCAAGAGAAAGAGAATCCAGCTGGAGGAGCACGATGACGAGGAGGCACAGCCGCAGGCCACCACTTGGCGTCAGGCCTTGGGCGCTCCACCGCCCATCGGTGAAACCAGAAAGACCATCGTTGAGTGGGTGAGATTTCAGAagaagaaatggaaatggcagcAGGATCAGCGCCAGCGTAATCGCCAGGCGAGCAAGCGAACTCGAGGCGAGGATCCGCCGGTGGTCAGAGCAACAGGATCCACAGCTACACTGGGCGGATTCCTTAGACGTGCACAACGCACCCTGTTGGACCAGCCGTGGCAGATCGTACAGTTGGTGCCCGTCGACGACCTGGGCCACTTCACTGTGTGGGCCTTAATCGGCGAAGAGT harbors:
- the PolE1 gene encoding DNA polymerase epsilon subunit 1 yields the protein MSDSSKGKVLQNTGKFVSENRTEGDDFFNEAGYRQSRENDKIDSKYGFDRVKDSQERTGYLINMHSNEVLDEDRRLIAALDLFFIQMDGSRFKCTVAYQPYLLIRPEDNMHLEVARFLGRKYSGQISGLEHITKEDLDLPNHLSGLQQQYIKLSFLNQTAMTKVRRELMSAVKRNQERQKSNTYYMQMLATSLAQSSAGSEDATLGKRQQDYMDCIVDIREHDVPYHVRVSIDLRIFCGQWYNIRCRSGVELPTITCRPDILDRPEPVVLAFDIETTKLPLKFPDAQTDQVMMISYMIDGQGYLITNREIISSNVDDFEYTPKPEFEGNFIVFNEENEMQLLQRFFDHIMEVRPHIIVTYNGDFFDWPFVETRAAVYDLDMKQEIGFSKLRDGNYLSRPAIHMDCLCWVKRDSYLPVGSQGLKAVAKAKLRYDPVELDPEDMCRMAVEQPQVLANYSVSDAVATYYLYMKYVHPFIFALNTIIPMEPDEILRKGSGTLCETLLMVEAYHAQIVYPNKHQSELNKLSNEGHVLDSETYVGGHVEALESGVFRADIPCRFRLDPAMVKQLQEQVDAVLRHAIEVEEGIPLEKVLNLDEVRQEIVQGLQGLHDIPNRLEQPVIYHLDVGAMYPNIILTNRLQPSAMVSDLDCAACDFNKPGVRCKRSMDWLWRGEMLPASRNEFQRIQQQLETEKFPPLFPGGPQRAFHELSKEDQAAYEKKRLTDYCRKAYKKTKLTKLETRTSTICQKENSFYVDTVRAFRDRRYEYKGLTKVAKASVNAAVASGDAAEIKAAKGREVLYDSLQLAHKCILNSFYGYVMRRGARWHSMPMAGIVCLTGSNIITKAREIIERVGRPLELDTDGIWCILPGSFPQEFTIHTSHEKKKKINISYPNAVLNTMVKDHFTNDQYHELRKDKENNLPKYDIRDENSIFFEVDGPYLAMVLPAAKEEGKKLKKRYAVFNFDGTLAELKGFEVKRRGELQLIKNFQSSVFEAFLAGSTLEECYASVAKVADYWLDVLYSRGSNLPDSELFELISENKSMSKKLEEYGAQKSTSISTAKRLAEFLGEQMVKDAGLACKYIISKKPEGAPVTERAIPLAIFQSEPSVRRHHLRRWLKDNTMGDADIRDVLDWNYYIERLGGTIQKIITIPAALQGLANPVPRVQHPDWLHKKMLEKNDVLKQRRINEMFTSRPKPKPLATEEDKLADMEDLAGKDGGEGAAGCPIVTKRKRIQLEEHDDEEAQPQATTWRQALGAPPPIGETRKTIVEWVRFQKKKWKWQQDQRQRNRQASKRTRGEDPPVVRATGSTATLGGFLRRAQRTLLDQPWQIVQLVPVDDLGHFTVWALIGEELHKIKLTVPRIFYVNQRSAAPPEEGQLWRKVNRVLPRSRPVFNLYRYSVPEQLFRDNSLGMLADLATPDIEGIYETQMTLEFRALMDMGCICGVQREEARRLAQLATKDLETFSIEQLEQRPQTQVKYLASANNRLRKIYLYQHNTPTAKKEIWSLILMPSKKAFVFALDTVRANQMPNMRQLYTAERLALLKNLTAEEQDKIPVEDYTFEVLIEVDVKQIYRHIQRALTTYKQEHQGPTILCLQTALSARKLSLAMPILLEFPQAEIHISDDASLLSGLDWQRQGSRAVIRHFLNLNNVLDLMLDQCRYFHVPIGNMPPDTVLFGADLFFARLLQRHNFVLWWSASTRPDLGGREADDSRLLAEFEESISVVQNKAGFYPDVCVELALDSLAVSALLQSTRIQEMEGASSAITFDVMPQVSLEEMIGTVPAATLPSYDETALCSAAFRVMRSMVNGWLREVSINRNIFSDFQIVHFYRWVRSSNALLYDPALRRSLNNLMRKMFLRIIAEFKRLGATIIYADFNRIILSSGKKTVSDALGYVDYIVQSLRNKEMFHSIQLSFEQCWNFMLWMDQANFSGIRGKLPKGIDETVSSIVSTTMIRDSERNQDDDEDEEEDSENRDPVESNEAEQDQEDELSLELNWTIGEHLPDENECREKFESLLTLFMQSLAEKKTTEQAIKDISHCAFDFILKLHKNYGKGKPSPGLELIRTLIKALSVDKTLAEQINELRRNMLRLVGIGEFSDLAEWEDPCDSHIINEVICKACNHCRDLDLCKDKHRAMKDGVPVWLCAQCYVAYDNEEIEMRMLDALQRKMMSYVLQDLRCSRCSEIKRENLAEFCTCAGNFVPLISGKDIQTLLGTFNKVAANHKMQLLQQTVHQALTTPR